Proteins encoded by one window of Cannabis sativa cultivar Pink pepper isolate KNU-18-1 chromosome 4, ASM2916894v1, whole genome shotgun sequence:
- the LOC115712762 gene encoding probable LRR receptor-like serine/threonine-protein kinase At1g67720 — MGFYIHHYLLIFIFLVPTVLCQVKDFISIDCGGTKNYTDPSTGLGWISDNGMMSLGTSVVVENPEKNITQLQTRREFPIDNRKYCYTLRTQERRRYLVRATFHYGSIKNEDTYPKFKLYLDTTEWSTVTIFDASRVYVNEMIIRAPSDSIDVCICCATTGSPFISTLELRPLNLSMYATDFEDDFYLRVSTRVNFGALTKDPLRYPDDPYDRIWDSDLEKRQNYLVGVASGTKRIQTLRDIDARTREYPPAKVMQTAVVGTEGRLSYRLNLEGFPGTARAYAYFAEIEDLGPNETRKFKLDEPKLLDYNNAVVNIAENANGSYNLYEPSYMNVSLDFVFSFSFLKTPDSTRGPLLNAIEISKYVQIAAKTDRQDWNVINTLRLMSSEVASTNEGDPCAPTHWEWVNCSSSAPLRITTINLSGKNVKGEIPTELNHLTELSELWLSDNSLTGNFPDMSNLINLKILHLENNQLTGPLPSYLGSLPGLEELYIQNNTFTGDIPPGIFSRKINFKYQDNPGLHQEAEEKNHSKLIIGISVGAFALALVLFLGGLLFIRNRRWKASQSKSDEKGYSLRASTKPSTFFSVSRGSHLMDEGIACYITLSDLEEATNNFSKKIGKGSFGSVYYGRMKDGKEIAVKLMSEPSSHGDQQFVTEVALLSRIHHRNLVPLIGYCEEEHQSILVYEYMHNGTLRDHIHGTTGQKRLDWLLRLRIAEDAAKGLEYLHTGCNPSIIHRDVKTSNILLDINMRAKVSDFGLSRQAEEDLTHISSVARGTVGYLDPEYYACQQLTEKSDVYSFGVVLLELISGKKPVSQEDYGAELNIVHWARSLVRKGDVISIVDPFLAENVKIESMWRIAEVAIQCVEQHGVNRPRMQEIILAIQDAIKIEKGVDGNSKLSPSGSKAQSSRKTLLTSFLEIEPPDLSNGYLVPSAR, encoded by the exons aTGGGTTTTTATATTCATCACTACTTGCTTATTTTTATCTTTCTTGTCCCAACTGTTCTGTGCCAAGTTAAAG ATTTTATCAGCATAGATTGTGGTGGTACCAAAAACTACACTGACCCAAGTACAGGACTAGGATGGATTTCAGACAATGGAATGATGAGCCTTGGCACATCAGTAGTAGTagaaaacccagaaaagaacataACCCAGCTCCAAACACGACGAGAGTTCCCTATAGACAACAGAAAATACTGCTACACTTTGAGAACCCAAGAGAGGAGAAGGTATTTAGTACGAGCTACTTTTCATTATGGCAGTATTAAAAATGAAGATACATACCCCAAATTTAAGCTTTACTTGGATACTACTGAGTGGTCTACTGTCACCATTTTTGATGCTTCAAGAGTCTATGTGAATGAAATGATTATAAGGGCACCGTCTGATTCTATTGATGTTTGCATTTGTTGTGCTACTACTGGTTCTCCAttcatatccacccttgaacTGAGGCCTCTGAATCTTTCCATGTATGCCACTGATTTTGAGGATGATTTCTACTTGAGGGTTTCAACTAGAGTGAACTTTGGTGCCTTGACCAAAGACCCCTTAAG GTACCCAGATGACCCTTATGACAGAATTTGGGATTCAGATCTGGAAAAGAGGCAAAATTATTTAGTTGGGGTGGCTTCTGGTACTAAAAGAATACAAACATTAAGGGATATAGATGCAAGGACAAGAGAGTACCCACCTGCTAAAGTAATGCAAACGGCAGTTGTTGGCACAGAAGGAAGGTTAAGTTACAGATTAAATTTAGAAGGATTCCCTGGAACTGCTCGAGCATATGCTTATTTTGCTGAAATTGAAGACTTGGGTCCAAATGAGACTAGAAAATTCAAATTGGATGAACCTAAATTACTTGACTATAACAATGCAGTGGTAAATATTGCTGAGAATGCCAATGGAAGCTACAACCTTTATGAACCCAGCTACATGAATGTGAGCCTAGACTTTGTTTTCTCATTTTCATTCCTTAAGACCCCGGATTCTACGCGAGGGCCGCTTCTAAATGCTATTGAGATCAGTAAATATGTTCAAATTGCTGCAAAGACTGATAGGCAAGATT GGAATGTTATCAACACCCTTCGCTTGATGTCTTCTGAAGTTGCATCTACTAATGAAGGTGATCCTTGTGCTCCAACACACTGGGAATGGGTGAACTGCAGCTCTAGTGCACCGCTGAGAATAACAACAAT TAACCTCTCAGGAAAGAATGTGAAGGGGGAAATCCCAACTGAGCTAAACCACTTGACTGAACTATCAGAGCT GTGGTTGAGTGACAATTCTCTCACAGGAAATTTCCCTGACATGAGTAATCTTATCAATTTAAAAATTCT GCATCTAGAGAATAACCAATTGACTGGTCCATTACCTTCTTATCTGGGGAGCTTGCCAGGTTTAGAGGAACT GTATATACAGAACAACACCTTCACTGGGGACATCCCTCCCGGAATATTTagtcgaaaaataaatttcaa ATACCAAGATAATCCTGGATTACACCAAGAGGCAGAGGAGAAGAATCACTCAAAGTTGATAATTGGAATTTCAGTTGGAGCATTTGCCCTTGCATTAGTTCTATTCTTGGGAGGTTTATTGTTTATACGAAATCGCCGTTGGAAGGCATCTCAGTCAAAGAGTGATGAAAAAG GTTATTCTCTACGTGCAAGCACCAAGCCTTCGACATTCTTTTCAGTTTCCCGAGGTAGTCATCTGATGGATGAAGGCATAGCTTGCTACATTACACTCTCTGATCTTGAAGAAGCCACAAATAACTTTTCAAAGAAAATTGGGAAAGGAAGCTTTGGATCTGTTTATTATGGAAGGATGAAAGATGGAAAAGAGATAGCAGTGAAGCTCATGTCTGAGCCGTCTAGCCATGGAGACCAGCAATTTGTAACTGAG GTTGCCCTTTTGTCAAGAATTCATCACAGGAATTTGGTTCCTTTAATTGGATATTGTGAAGAAGAGCATCAAAGTATTCTGGTGTATGAGTATATGCACAATGGAACCTTAAGGGATCACATACATG GTACTACTGGCCAGAAGCGCTTAGACTGGCTACTTCGCCTTCGGATAGCAGAAGATGCAGCTAAAG GTCTTGAGTATTTACACACCGGATGCAACCCCAGTATCATCCACCGAGATGTGAAAACAAGCAATATTCTGTTAGACATCAACATGAGGGCGAAAGTTTCAGATTTTGGATTGTCAAGGCAAGCTGAGGAAGATTTAACTCACATATCAAGTGTGGCAAGAGGAACTGTAGGCTACCTAGATCCCGA GTACTATGCTTGTCAGCAATTGACAGAAAAGAGTGATGTGTATAGTTTTGGTGTTGTTCTACTTGAACTCATATCAGGAAAAAAACCTGTCTCACAAGAAGACTATGGAGCCGAACTGAACATTGTTCACTGG GCAAGATCCTTAGTTCGCAAAGGCGATGTGATAAGCATTGTGGATCCATTTCTAGCAGAGAATGTTAAAATTGAGTCAATGTGGAGAATAGCAGAAGTTGCCATCCAATGTGTTGAACAACATGGTGTTAACAGACCGAGAATGCAGGAAATAATTCTCGCCATACAAGACGCCATCAAGATTGAGAAAGGCGTCGATGGAAACTCAAAACTATCTCCTAGTGGTTCAAAAGCGCAATCTTCACGAAAAACTTTACTGACAAGCtttcttgaaattgagcctcctGACTTATCAAATGGCTACTTAGTCCCCTCTGCAAGATAA
- the LOC115714199 gene encoding E3 ubiquitin-protein ligase AIRP2, translating to MDMMYYQLARSSSEDSLKVLEADIQHANALAASIPRAKGGVCLQMKLVYNNWAPLFLFLLQWLDCSCTCLLPRYLNFYHILVYKVYTDGRPKISAHGRKASIKDFYAVILPYLQRLHADLGDLDDAKKGRLSIEVSAKKKRVKSEVNLANIDMEREDECGICLEPCTKIVLPNCCHAMCIKCYRNWNTKSESCPFCRGSIKRVNSEDLWVLTCDDDVVDNETVSQEELLRFYLYINSLPKVHPDALFLVYYEYLI from the exons ATGGATATGATGTATTACCAGTTAGCTAGGTCTTCTTCTGAAGATTCCTTGAAGGTTTTGGAGGCTGATATACAGCATGCGAATGCACT TGCTGCTTCAATTCCAAGAGCCAAGGGTGGTGTATGTCTACAAATGAAATTGGTCTATAATAACTGGGCACCCCTCTTTCTATTTTTGTTACAATGGCTAGATTGCTCTTGCACATGTTTATTGCCAAGATATCTAAATTTTTACCACATTCTTGTTTATAAG GTATATACAGATGGAAGGCCAAAAATATCAGCACATGGAAGAAAAGCTAGTATTAAAGACTTCTATG CTGTTATATTGCCATATCTTCAGCGGCTCCACGCTGACTTGGGGGATTTGGATGATGCTAAAAAAGGGCGTCTAAGCATTGAGGTTTCAGCCAAGAAGAAAAGGGTCAAGTCAGAAGTTAATCTTGCCAATATTGACATGGAAAGAGAAGATGAGTGTGGAATTTGCTTGGAGCCTTGCACCAAAATAGTCTTGCCCAATTGCTGTCACGCAATGTGCATCAAATGCTATCGCAATTG GAACACCAAATCAGAATCATGCCCCTTCTGCCGTGGTAGTATCAAGAGGGTTAATTCAGAAGATTTATGGGTACTCACTTGTGATGATGATGTGGTTGACAATGAAACGGTTTCACAAGAGGAATTGTTGAGGTTCTACCTCTATATTAACAGCCTTCCAAAAGTTCACCCTGATGCCCTTTTCTTAGTATACTATGAATATCTAATCTAA
- the LOC115713155 gene encoding GDSL esterase/lipase At3g48460-like, translating into MTTSNHLIQFQVGVFIILFSFSFSYTHTPPHEASPTSPPQQQSPPSPQKQSSPPPSSQRKSPPSPQKGSSSPPSSQHQSHSSQTTVEYKGCWSKVFAFGDSNTDTGNGYLVGGLKSFTNTSFSKSFYSSSSNGYLKGHRLSNGRLIVDHLTESLACPPLAAYKSSSVDINYSGSVNFAIAGTSTLSRDYFYNNNIGHTFMWSRVPESYRTEMTWFNNFLHERTQRHGSKACRKEMADTLFWVGGVGSNDYLRMYGSSVTSRMLTDLSIGHVSRILTSLLDQGALYIVVQGLPPLGCLPSQLSMCPLLDRDERGCSKAANNIVRAHNKLLQLRLDNIRRRYPHAMIAYADTYGAYEAILANYQKYHFKEPFRACCGSDEDGPFNFDVHCLCGASGTTICKNSGQYMSWDGIHFTDSMNGKLTDLFLNKGYCQPSFKELAKKKKQQVI; encoded by the exons ATGACTACCTCAAACCATTTGATACAATTCCAAGTTGGAGTCTTTATCATCTTGTTCTCATTTTCTTTCTCCTATACACACACCCCACCACATGAGGCTTCTCCTACTTCGCCCCCACAACAACAATCTCCGCCATCGCCACAAAAACAATCTTCTCCTCCTCCCTCTTCGCAACGAAAATCCCCACCATCACCACAAAAAGGATCTTCTTCCCCTCCATCTTCACAACATCAATCTCATTCTTCTCAAACAACAGTGGAATACAAAGGATGTTGGTCAAAGGTCTTTGCATTCGGAGACTCAAACACAGACACTGGTAACGGTTACTTGGTTGGCGGTTTAAAATCGTTCACAAACACATCATTCTCTAAGTCATTCTATAGTTCATCATCAAATGGTTACTTAAAAGGTCACAGACTTTCCAACGGTCGATTAATAGTTGACCACTTGACTGAATCTCTGGCTTGTCCTCCCTTAGCAGCATACAAATCATCTTCAGTCGATATCAACTACAGCGGTAGTGTCAACTTTGCCATTGCAGGAACTTCAACACTGTCTAGAGATTACTTTTATAACAATAACATTGGTCACACTTTCATGTGGAGTCGAGTTCCAGAGAGTTATCGAACTGAGATGACTTGGTTCAACAACTTTCTTCATGAAAGGACTCAAAGACATGGTTCTAAAGCTTGCCGAAAAGAAATGGCTGACACCCTCTTTTGGGTTGGTGGTGTTGGAAGCAATGATTACCTCCGCATGTATGGATCTTCTGTTACCTCTCGTATGCTTACTGATCTTTCCATTGGTCACGTATCAAGAATTCTAACG TCACTGCTAGACCAAGGGGCATTGTACATAGTCGTACAAGGGTTGCCACCGTTGGGATGTCTACCGTCGCAGCTGTCAATGTGTCCATTGTTAGATCGCGACGAAAGGGGATGTTCCAAGGCCGCCAACAACATAGTAAGGGCTCACAACAAACTCCTTCAACTAAGGTTGGACAACATTAGAAGACGGTATCCTCACGCAATGATAGCCTACGCAGACACCTACGGTGCTTATGAGGCCATATTGGCCAACTACCAAAAATACCATTTCAAAGAGCCATTCAGAGCTTGTTGTGGCTCTGATGAAGATGGTCCTTTTAACTTCGATGTACATTGCCTTTGCGGGGCTTCAGGGACAACCATTTGTAAGAACTCTGGTCAGTACATGAGCTGGGATGGTATCCATTTCACAGACTCCATGAATGGAAAACTCACTGACCTTTTCCTCAACAAAGGTTACTGCCAACCTTCATTTAAGGAACTTGCCAAGAAGAAGAAACAGCAAGTAATATAG